From a region of the Tachypleus tridentatus isolate NWPU-2018 chromosome 1, ASM421037v1, whole genome shotgun sequence genome:
- the LOC143231054 gene encoding uncharacterized protein LOC143231054, with protein MFSSQTFRYISKLFNSCTVIITVTNLCWKTYGYGNITSFLYTRVGNVTGAQRFHCAIQCNRILLCAGFEFDISDNCVLFHLGESPSESSYYVKMMALWRREATANIAEGKLSAMSSLFGSKFPASKSVDGIADCGNQISHTANEQFPWWSVDLGDVYVVRKVTIWNRQSVTNYYRLHDFEIRVGNTPVSEVGKPITANQLCAFHDGGGITDKPVTFICDQPYGFGGRYLTVQIIRYCSDCKDPTRNFLHTCEVQVFGYTL; from the exons ATGTTTTCTTCTCAAACTTTTAGGTACATCAGTAAACTGTTTAACTCCTGTACTGTCATAATTACTGTCACTAACTTATGCTGGAAAACATACGGATATGGAAATATCACTTCATTCTTATACACCAGAGTGGGAAACGTGACTGGAGCTCAGAGGTTTCACTGCGCTATACAATGTAACAGGATTCTTCTTTGTGCTGGATTTGA GTTTGACATAAGTGACAATTGCGTCTTGTTCCACCTCGGAGAGTCACCAAGTGAGAGTTCGTATTATGTCAAGATG ATGGCGTTGTGGAGGCGTGAAG CAACTGCTAACATAGCAGAAGGAAAGCTGAGTGCTATGAGTTCTCTCTTCGGTTCCAAGTTTCCTGCTTCTAAAAGTGTTGATGGTATAGCAGATTGTGGAAATCAGATCAGTCACACTGCTAACGAACAGTTCCCCTGGTGGTCGGTTGATCTAGGTGACGTCTACGTTGTCAGGAAGGTCACTATCTGGAACCGACAGTCAGTAACAAATT ACTATCGACTACATGACTTTGAAATCCGTGTTGGAAACACCCCAGTCTCAGAAGTAGGAAAACCAATCACAGCAAATCAACTGTGCGCCTTCCATGATGGAGGAGGAATCACCGATAAACCCGTGACCTTCATCTGTGACCAGCCTTATGGGTTTGGAGGACGTTACCTCACTGTTCAGATTATACGGTATTGTTCGGATTGTAAGGACCCCACAAGAAATTTCTTGCACACGTGTGAAGTACAAGTGTTCGGTTACACACTTTAA